In one Musa acuminata AAA Group cultivar baxijiao chromosome BXJ2-5, Cavendish_Baxijiao_AAA, whole genome shotgun sequence genomic region, the following are encoded:
- the LOC135612850 gene encoding probable E3 ubiquitin-protein ligase BAH1-like 1 produces MYLGFAHRSATTFVANVSGSRSTTADLEVRGKMKFCKRYEEYIQGRREKELPAVGLKKLKKTLKRCRREFQSRHLHQDGGEGDGSKHNGNCAVCDGTFFPSLLEEMSAVVGCFNQRAQKLLELHLASGFHKYIMWFRGKSSQDHGAMIQQGKDLVSYALINSIAMRKILKKYDKIHYSNRGQAFRSKALSMHIEILQSPWLCELMAFYVNMRQGKTKSKAIVRLFGDCSLTFDDDGKPALSCGLFDSMKVEIDLTCSICLDTVFDPVALTCGHLFCYMCCCSAASVTIVDGLKAASPKAKCPLCRREGVHAGAVHLDELNILLSHSCPDYWEKRLRTERVERVLQAKEHWQSLSRAFMGM; encoded by the exons ATGTATCTCGGGTTTGCACATAGATCTGCCACCACTTTTGTTGCGAATGTGAGCGGATCTCGATCCACCACGGCTGACTTGG AGGTACGAGGAAAGATGAAGTTCTGCAAGAGGTACGAGGAGTACATTCAGGGGAGGCGGGAGAAGGAGCTGCCCGCCGTCGGGTTGAAGAAGCTGAAGAAGACTCTCAAGAGGTGCAGGAGAGAATTCCAGTCCCGGCATCTGCATCAAGATGGAGGAGAAGGAGATGGGAGCAAACACAATGGAAATTGTGCAG TTTGTGATGGCACCTTCTTTCCTTCCCTTCTCGAGGAGATGTCAGCTGTCGTCGGTTGCTTCAACCAACGAGCTCAGAAGTTACTCGAATTGCATTTGGCATCAGGCTTTCACAAGTACATTATGTGGTTCAGAGGTAAGTCCTCACAGGACCATGGAGCGATGATACAACAAGGCAAGGACCTCGTCTCATATGCTCTCATAAACTCCATTGCCATGAGGAAGATACTCAAGAAATATGACAAG ATCCACTACTCGAATCGAGGGCAGGCATTCAGGTCTAAGGCACTCAGTATGCACATCGAGATCCTTCAATCTCCATGGCTCTGTGAGCTGATGGCCTTCTACGTTAATATGAGGCAGGGAAAAACCAAGAGCAAAGCCATCGTCCGGCTATTCGGTGACTGCTCGCTCACATTCGACGATGATGGCAAACCGGCACTTTCCTGCGGCCTCTTTGATTCTATGAAGGTTGAAATCGATTTGACTTGTTCCATCTGCTTG GACACCGTCTTCGACCCCGTTGCTCTCACCTGTGGCCATCTGTTCTGCTACATGTGTTGTTGTTCTGCTGCATCGGTAACGATAGTCGATGGTTTAAAGGCAGCAAGCCCCAAAGCGAAATGCCCTCTTTGTCGACGC GAAGGAGTACATGCAGGTGCAGTGCACCTGGATGAGTTGAACATCCTGTTAAGCCACAG CTGCCCTGATTACTGGGAGAAGCGACTTCGGACCGAAAGAGTAGAACGCGTTCTCCAGGCGAAGGAGCATTGGCAGTCTCTGAGCCGAGCTTTCATGGGCATGTGA